The window CGGCCAATTTTATATTGGCGTCATGAAAACCGATGGTAGCGCAGAAAAAATGCTCACCAATAGCTGGCTTTCTGAAGGCCCCACATGGTCACCTAATGGCCGTGTGATTATGTTTGCACGCGGTGAACGCTCTACACGTAATGCCGCAGGTAAATCGCGCATATATTCTGTTGATTTAACAGGAAGAAATTTGCGTGAAGTGATTACCCCGATTGATGCCTCCGATCCG of the Alphaproteobacteria bacterium genome contains:
- the tolB gene encoding Tol-Pal system protein TolB (forms dimers; may be involved in cell envelope integrity; interacts with outer membrane proteins and with the C-terminal domain of inner membrane protein TolA), whose translation is NAIATSPYYSPDGNIIVFNSDRGGSQQRYVMDANGGNVKRISFGDGQYGTPVWSPRGDVIAFTKMKGGQFYIGVMKTDGSAEKMLTNSWLSEGPTWSPNGRVIMFARGERSTRNAAGKSRIYSVDLTGRNLREVITPIDASDPAWSPLLHM